In Amyelois transitella isolate CPQ chromosome 5, ilAmyTran1.1, whole genome shotgun sequence, one DNA window encodes the following:
- the LOC106134525 gene encoding protein white, which produces MTVGTEEHEPLISSSVENQRVAYSTPQNGNSPNDSPRQSGGDVALAIPPTRNYGAIGGVEKVTYTWADVNAFATQTRSRRRPWNFWKTSSDRMFQQRKQLLKNVNGAAYPGELLAIMGSSGAGKTTLLNTLTFRTPSGVVSNGTRALNGQPATPEALTALSAYVQQQDLFIGTLTVKEHLIFQALVRMDRHIPYAQRMRRVQEVIQELALSKCQNTVIGIPGRLKGISGGEMKRLSFASEVLTDPPLMFCDEPTSGLDSFMAQNVIQVLKGLAQKGKTVVCTIHQPSSELYAMFDKLLIMADGRVAFLGSPDQATEFFRELGAACPANYNPADHFIQLLAGVPGREEATRHTVDTVCTSFAKSEIGCRIAAEAENALFHQSKISGGWADAAWAGAAALRSRRSPYKASWCAQFRAVLWRSWLSVTKEPMLIKVRFLQTIMVSILIGVIYFGQHLDQDGVMNINGAIFMFLTNMTFQNIFAVINVFCSELPIFIREHHSGMYRADVYFLSKTLAEAPVFATIPLVFTTIAYYMIGLNPAPERFFIASGLAALITNVATSFGYLISCASSSVSMAASVGPPIIIPFMLFGGFFLNSGSVPPYLGWISYLSWFRYGNEALLVNQWSGVDSIACTRENFTCPASGQVVLETLSFSEDDFNMDVINMVLLFIGFRLLAYFALLLRTRRGK; this is translated from the exons atgacAGTCGGAACGGAAGAACACGAGCCTCTTATTTCTTCGTCGGTTGAAAATCAGCGAGTGGCCTATTCTACACCACAG AATGGAAATTCTCCCAACGACTCGCCAAGACAAAGTGGGGGGGATGTTGCTCTTGCCATACCGCCCACCAGGAACTACGGGGCTATAGGGGGAGTCGAGAAGGTCACGTACACTTGGGCTGATGTCAACGCCTTCGCGACTCAGACCAGGTCCAGGAGGCGACCCTGGAACTTCTGGAAGACCTCCTCGGATCGCATGTTCCAGCAGAGAAAGCAGTTGTTGAAAAATG TGAACGGCGCTGCCTACCCCGGCGAGCTCCTAGCCATCATGGGTTCCTCCGGGGCCGGCAAGACTACGCTCCTCAACACCCTGACCTTCCGGACCCCAAGCGGGGTCGTCTCCAACGGCACCAGGGCCCTGAACGGCCAGCCAGCCACGCCTGAGGCTCTGACGGCGTTGTCGGCGTACGTGCAACAACAAGACTTGTTTATTGGCACTTTGACGGTCAAAGAGCACCTTATATTTCAG GCATTAGTTCGAATGGATAGACATATACCGTACGCACAGCGCATGCGCAGAGTTCAAGAAGTTATTCAAGAA TTGGCCCTCTCAAAATGTCAAAACACGGTGATTGGTATCCCTGGTCGCCTGAAGGGTATCTCTGGAGGGGAGATGAAGAGGCTGTCCTTCGCCAGCGAGGTCCTGACAGACCCTCCGCTCATGTTCTGTGATGAACCCACGTCTGGACTTGATTCCTTTATGGCGCAGAATGTTATACAG GTACTCAAAGGGTTAGCACAAAAGGGGAAAACTGTGGTGTGCACCATCCACCAGCCTTCTTCAGAGCTGTATGCCATGTTCGACAAGCTGCTGATCATGGCTGACGGCAGGGTGGCATTCCTCGGCTCGCCAGATCAGGCTACTGAATTCTTCAGAGA ACTTGGAGCAGCTTGCCCAGCTAACTACAACCCAGCGGACCACTTCATCCAGCTCCTCGCAGGGGTTCCAGGACGAGAGGAAGCAACCAGACATACGGTCGATACCGTGTGCACTTCCTTCGCCAAGTCGGAGATTGGCTGCAGAATAGCCGCTGAGGCAGAAAATGCTCTGTTCCATCAG AGTAAGATAAGCGGCGGCTGGGCGGACGCGGCGtgggcgggcgcggcggcgcTGCGCTCGCGCCGCTCGCCGTACAAGGCGTCGTGGTGCGCGCAGTTCCGAGCGGTGCTGTGGCGCTCCTGGCTCTCCGTCACTAAGGAGCCTATGCTCATTAAAGTGCGCTTTTTGCAGACTATT ATGGTATCCATTCTCATCGGCGTGATCTACTTCGGCCAACACCTGGACCAGGATGGCGTCATGAACATCAACGGAGCCATCTTCATGTTCTTAACTAACATGACTTTCCAGAACATTTTCGCTGTTATCAAT GTATTCTGCTCAGAACTCCCAATATTTATCCGAGAACACCACTCCGGGATGTACCGGGCGGATGTGTACTTCCTATCGAAGACCCTGGCCGAAGCGCCGGTCTTCGCCACAATACCACTAGTCTTCACCACCATAGCCTACTACATGATAGGGCTGAACCCAGCTCCGGAGAGATTCTTCATCGCTTCAGGGCTGGCAGCCCTCATCACCAACGTAGCTACATCATTCG GCTACCTGATATCCTGTGCCAGCAGTAGCGTCAGCATGGCAGCTTCAGTGGGGCCACCAATCATCATACCTTTTATGTTGTTTGGAGGATTCTTTCTTAACTCTGG ATCGGTGCCACCGTACCTGGGCTGGATCTCATACCTGTCCTGGTTCCGTTACGGGAACGAGGCGCTGCTCGTCAATCAGTGGTCAGGAGTGGACTCCATCGCGTGCACCAGGGAGAACTTTACTTGTCCGGCTTC